GAAAGAATATAGAGACCTTCCGCAAGAAAAGATTAAAAACTTGATAGTAAACGAAAAAGTAGATATTTTGGAAGATTTTTGCGCTAATATCTTGACCATAAGCGGTGATTCTTTACCAATACCCCCAGAATTTGCAAAAGATTGCGATACCTTAATACATGAGTGTACCTTTTTTGATGAGTCTGATAGAAAAATAAGGAATCATACCTCTCTTAGAGAATTACAAAGATTGATAAAAGAAACTAATCCAAAAAGATTGATAATTTATCATGTCTCAAGCAGATACAACAGCAAAATAAATGAAGTAAAGTTACTTTTAACCCGTGAGTTTCCAAAAACGGAAATTGAAATTATACATCCTGATAAGGTAATGAAAATATAAAAAATCGAGGTGAAATCAATGGGACAGTGGGGTATATGGGTTATATTTGCTATAATTTTTGCCTCAGCTGAAGCTATCCTTCCTTCTTTCTTTTTTCTATGGTTTGCTATTGGTGCCGGGGTCGCTGCTATCACTTCCTTATTCATAGCTTCTCTTGTTATAAATATGACTATTTTCCTTGTCGTATCTTTTTTGCTTTGGATTTCAACGAGAAAAATAATCAAAAACTTATATAAAAAAGCTGCCGATTATAGGCCGTATCAAGATCAAATCGTAGGGATGAAAGGTAAAGTTTATAAAATAGATGAAGAAGGAAGAATCATAATCAAAATTAAAGGCGATGAGTGGAGAGCCTATCCTGATGAATCAGAAGCTGATCAAGAATTTAAAATTAATGATGAAGTCATAGTGACTAAAAAAACTGCAAATTTTGTTTACATAAAGAAGATTAAAACTCCACAAGGATCTTCTGAAGAAACGAAGATTTAACTTTTAATACAAATTTCCTCACCAGAGAGGTGGATGCAATAAGTATTTGAACTTATAGCGTTTAAAATACACCGTCTGCGACAAAGAGCATCGTAAGTAACGAAAAAGTTAAAAAAATAAACAGGTACTTTAGAAATGATAATTTTCAGAAAATAAGGTTTTGAATTTAAAATGGGTCCAGGGCGGAGCTCTCCCCCTCTTTCGCTACAAGTACCGAAAAGGTTAAAAGAATTAAGAAATAGTAAGGATTAGAACTGAGGAGCTATTTTTGAAAAAATTTAAATTTGAGACATATATAAAATGTAGTTTTTTAATTTTTAAAGTGGGTAATCAAATCTAACAAAGGAGGGATTTAATATGTTAATTGTATTGATTATTATTGTTATATTTTTGATTTTTCTTGCTTCTATAAGTTTAAAAGTTGTAAGGCCTTATGAAAAAGGATTAGTTGAACGATTAGGGAAGTTTCAACGTGAGGTAAGTTCGGGACTTAATTTTATAATGCCTTTTATTGAGAGAATAACAAAGGTCGATTTAAGAGAAATGGTTATAGATGTTCCTCCGCAAGAAGTTATAACTAGAGACAACGTTATAGTTACAGTGGACGCTGTCATTTACTACGAAGTTACAGATGCTTACAGAGTTGTTTATAATGTAGGTGATTTTACATCAGCTGCTGTTAAATTAGCTCAAACAAATTTAAGAAACGTTATAGGAGAATTAGAACTTGATCAAACGCTAACTTCTCGTGAAAGAATAAACACA
This genomic interval from Petrotoga sp. 9PWA.NaAc.5.4 contains the following:
- a CDS encoding NfeD family protein; its protein translation is MGQWGIWVIFAIIFASAEAILPSFFFLWFAIGAGVAAITSLFIASLVINMTIFLVVSFLLWISTRKIIKNLYKKAADYRPYQDQIVGMKGKVYKIDEEGRIIIKIKGDEWRAYPDESEADQEFKINDEVIVTKKTANFVYIKKIKTPQGSSEETKI